Genomic window (Prevotella melaninogenica ATCC 25845):
AGGCAGCCTTTGGTTTTGAAAGCATGTAATCGCCATCCTCTGAATAAGCACCTGTGAAAGGACAGTCGGCTTTCTGTGCTAATTCAGCGAGTCGCTGATTGAGCATCATAGTGATGATATTCTTTGCGTAAGAGTCTACATAGTAGTACATATCGCCCTTCTGTGCGTCAGGGAAGGCGTCATGCTTCATACTGAAACCAACCTGACTGTAAGGCATCTCCTTATCCTTACCAAACACGTAGATAGCGTCCTTGGTGTCTGGCACAGCCTCTTCTACAACCTGTGCTGCATTTGCAGGAACAGTAGCGTTAGCCCAAAGCTTCTTAATCTCATTCTCTGTGTGGTCTACATCAATATCACCAACAACGATGATACACTGATTATCTGGACGATACCACTTCTTATAATAATCGCGGAGGTCCTGATAAGGGAACTTGTCAACAATGCTCATCAAACCGATTGGCATGCGATGACCATACTTTGAGTTAGGATAGAACTTTGGCAAAACGTCATCATAGATTCGCATCACTGGTGTACGGCGCAGCTGCCACTCCTGATGAATAACGCCACGTTCCTTATCTATCTCCTTGTCAGCAAGTGTCAAGCCGTTTGACCAGTCCTTAAGAATCAACAGACAAGAGTCGAGTGCTGTCTGACGAGTTGTTGGCACGTCGCAGATACGATAGACCGTCTGGTCGATACTGGTGTAAGCATTCAAGTTACTACCGAACTCAACACCAAGTGAACGGGTGAATTCGAGGAGCGTAGAATCAGGAAAATGCTCTGAACCATTGAATGCCATGTGCTCAAGGAAGTGAGCCAAACCACGCTGGTTGTCGTTCTCTTGAATAGAACCAACACGCTGTGCAATGTAAAAATTGGCTACATGCTCTGGCCATTCATTGTGAAGGATGTAGTAAGTTAAGCCATTGCTGAGCTTACCTTGTCTTACATTCTTATTCACAGGGATAGGTCCCATCTGCTGTGCAGAGACCATTCCAGTGACAAAGAGTAAGACGATTAAGAATAAATGTTTGATTTTCATCTTAAACGTTGTTTGTAATTTTAATATTAGTTTTATGGCGCAAAGATACATAAAAATCTGTTACGCAATCCGATTTTTTTATTTTTTATATCTTAACAAAGTATCAATAAAGATTATTCTGTCAATAAGTCCATCTGCTGGCGTTCGTTATACTGGATATTACGGGGGTGATGTTCGAGAATTTCCTGCCGTAGTGTAGAGGTGTCGATATGCGTATAAATCTCTGTTGTACCAATACTTTCGTGTCCTAACATTGCCTGAATTGCACGCAAGTCGGCACCACCTTCGAGCAAGGAAGTGGCAAAGGAGTGGCGAAGGGTGTGTGGAGAAATTGTTTTCTTGATACCAGCTTCAACCGCATATCGCTTAATCATGATAAGAATCATCGTACGCGTAAGGTGCTGTCCACGACGATTTAGAAAGACATAATCCTCCTCTCCGGGTTTGATTTTCATCACATTACGGTCGGCAAACCAGTAGCTTAGCTCGTCTAAGGCACGTGGTGAGATTGGAACCAAGCGTTCCTTCGAGCCTTTACCCATCACTCGAATATACTGTTCTTCAATATATAGGTTGGAAAGTTTTAGGTTGGTGAGCTCTGATACACGCAGTCCACAAGAAAACAAGACTTCGATAATGGCACGATTGCGGTGCCCTTCCCACTTTGAAAGGTCTATTGCCTGCTCTAAGAGGTCTACTTCAGCTGTGGAAAGAACCTCTGGTAAGTGGTCAGGTTGCTTTGGCGACTCTAACAACTCAGTCGGGTCTACTTCCAAATAACCATCAATAACAAGGAAACGATAGAACTGACGCACCCCACTGAGAATGCGTGCCAACGAGCGAGGACCAATGCCAAGGTCGGAGATAAAGGCTGCAAAGTGTTCTAAATCTTCTAACTTCACATCCAACACATCAACCTGTTCCACAGCAAGATAGCGAAAGAGCTTATCTACATCACGCATATAAGCATCCAACGTATTCACCGAATAGCCTTTCTCTAACTTCAGATAACGACGGTAACGGCTGACAATATCCTTTGAATTCTTGTCTGTTTCCATTTAATTTCTTATTTTTGCATACTGCAATTTATATGCAAAGATACATCAAAAAACGATATTTGAGAAGAAAGAGATATGAAAGTAATCATTATTAATGGTCCCAACTTGAACCTGTTAGGGGTGCGTGAACCTGAAATATACGGTAGTATGTCTATGGATACCTTCCTTTCACAACTGCGTGAAAGCTATCCTAACTGTACCATTGACTATTACCAAAGTAATGTTGAGGGCGAACTCATCAACAAGCTACAGGAGACAGGCTTCTCATATGATGGCATTATCCTCAATGCTGGGGCTTACACACATACAAGTATTGCGCTTTTAGATTGCATCCGCTCTCTACAAACGCCAGTGATTGAGGTACATATCAGTAATGTTAACGACCGTGAGGACTTCCGTCGACACTCAATGATTGCCCCTGCCTGCATGGGTACGATCCAAGGCTTTGGTCTTAACAGCTACAGATTGGCTATAGAGGCTTTGTCACTCCTATAACCTTTCAACACTCATCATCACTATCATCACCCATGCCAACAACCAACACCTATACTTCCCTCACCGATGAGGCGGGCTGCGATGCCTATCTTGCCTCACATATTGACCCAGAAGGCGATTATCTTTACCGCCTTTATCGTGCCACAAATATCCATACCATTCACGGACGTATGGCAAGTGGTCATCTGCAGGGGCGTCTTCTGAAGATGCTTGTACAAATGATACGTCCTAAGAATATCCTCGAAGTGGGTACTTTCAGTGGCTATTCGGCTATCTGTATGGCTGAAGGATTAGAGGAAGGGGGCAAGCTCTATACCTTTGAAATCAATGACGAGATGGAGGATTTCACCCGTCCTTGGATTGAAGGGTCGCCAGTTGCCGACAAGATTGACTTCCGTATCGGTGATGCTGCAGAAGAGGCTCCAAAGTTGAGGATTCTATTTGATATGGCTTTCGTCGATGGTGACAAGCGCAATTATACAGAAGTATATGAGAAGTTGTTGCCCATCATCCGACCTGGTGGCTATATCCTCGCTGACAACACACTGTGGGATTGGCACGTCATTGACCCTGCCTACGACCACGACCAACAAACGATTGGTATCCGCCGTTTCAATGACTTTATTGCCAAAGACGACCGAATCGAAAAGGTTATTCTCCCACTACGCGATGGGTTAACGCTGATTAGAAAGAAATAAAAGCTACACATAGCTGGCCCCTCCCCCCTGCCCCTCCCCCATAGGGAGGGGAGTAATTACCGCAAAGGGATAACTATAACGATTTTATAATCCATTAGTTGCTTTCACTCTCATAACATATAGCAAAGCATTTGGCCCTCAACACCACTGGTGCGTACCATCCGCACCACACGTGCGGGGCGTTCGCACAACATGTGCGGACCCTCAACACCAAACATACAAAGCCTAACTTCCATCCTCAAACATCCGCATTTCATCACCACTCAACACCCAACAACTATCACCCAGCATAACATTTCATCACCAACCAACACCCAACAACTATCACCCAGCATAACATTTCATCACCACCTAACACCCATCACCTATCATCCACCATCACATTTCATCACCAACCAACACCCATCAACTATCACCCAGCATAACATTTCATCACCAACCAACACCCAACAACTATCACCCAACATAACATTTCATCACCAACCAACACCCAACAACTATCACCCAGCATAACATTTCATCACCAACCAACATACAACAACTATCACCCACCATAACATTTCATCACCAACCAACACCCAACAACTATCACCCATTATCCAACACCCAGCATAAAAGTTTGTGGGTTTTTCAAACTTTCAGTACCTTTGCAGGATAAAACAATAAATAGATAAGACAATGCAAGAGACAAGACAAAACCGCATATCACGTCTCCTTCAGAAGGAGTTAGCAAGTATTTTCCAGACACAGACACGTATGATGCATGGTGTTTTGGTTAGTGTAACACGTGTAAAGGTGAGTCCAGACCTCAGTATCTGTACCGCCTACCTCAGTATTTTCCCATCTGAAAAGGGAGACGAAATACTGAAAAACATCAATGCTAATGAGAAGACTATCCGCTATGACTTAGGTCAGCGTGTGCATAATCAGCTGCGTATCATCCCTGAACTACGCTTCTTCATTGACGACTCCCTCGACTACTTGGAGCGCATTGATGAGTTACTAAAGAAGTAGGAAGTGGGGGATGGGTGTTGAATGTTGGGTGTTGGGTGATGAATGTTGGGTGTTAATGATTACTACAAAGTGTATTAATACTCCACCAAACATCAACACCCATCATTCAACACCCATCATTCAACACCCATCATTCAACACCCATCATTCAACACCCATCATTCAACACCCATCATTCAACACCTAACACCCTACCCGTCAACACCCAACATTCAACACCTAACACCCAACATGAACTTCCCTTTTTACATTGCCCGCCGTTACCTCTTCTCAAAGAAGAGTACACATGCTATTAACGTTATCAGCCTCATCTCCGTACTCGGAGTGTCTGTGGCAACAATGGCATTGGTCGTTGTATTGAGCGGATTTAATGGATTCTCAGACCTTGTAGCATCCTTCTTCACCAACTTCGATCCACAAATTAAGATTGAAGCAGCAAAGGGTAAGGCTATGTCGGCTAACGACCCTTTACTTTTAAAGGTTAAAAAACTACCTTCAGTAGAGGTGGCTACAGAATGTGTAGAGGACCAAGCATTAGCTATCTATCACGACAAACAAGCTATGGTCAATGTGAAGGGTGTGGAGGATAACTTCGATTCGCTGACACATATCAGTAATATCCTCTACGGAGAGGGTGACTTTAGACTTCATACAGCCAATCTGCAATATGGTGTTCTCGGTATTAGATTGGCACAAGACCTCGGTACTGGAGTTGCATGGCCAGACTACTTACACATCTATGCACCCCAGCGTGAAGGACAGTATGATGCTTCTGATCCAACAAATGCCTTTGTAAAAGACTCATTGATATCTCCGGGAGTACTCTTCCAAGTAAAGCAGATGAAGTATGACAAGGGATATATTATCACCTCCCTTGATTTCGCACGCCGTATCTTCAACCGACAAGGAGAAATGACTTCTCTTGAGTTACGCATGAAACCGGGTGTCGACATTGACAAGGCAAAGGACGAAATACAAACCCTTCTCGGTGATAAATATAAGGTATTAGATCGCTATGAGCAGCAAGCTGACACGTTTAACATCATGCGTATAGAGAAGCTCTTTGCCTATATCTTCCTCACGTTTATCCTTATGGTGGCGTGCTTTAACATCATTGGTTCGCTCTCTATGCTCATCATCGACAAGAAGAATGACGTCATCACCCTGCGTAACCTTGGTGCAACAGATAGTCAGATACGCCGTATCTTCCTCTTTGAAGGTAGAATGATTTCTGCTGCTGGTGCTGTCATCGGTATTGCACTTGGCTTATTACTTTGCTGGTTACAGCAGACATACGGTCTTGTACAGCTCGGTGATCAGGCTGGAAACTTCGTTGTTAACGCCTATCCTATTAGCGTTCATCCAGAAGATATCATCACAATCTTCCTCACAGTTATCCTTGTTGGATGGCTTTCCGTGTGGTATCCCGTACGTTATATGAGTCGTAAACTGACGAGGGATTAAGCTATCCCTCGCCTATCGACTAACAACTATAAACCTAAACAATATGACTGAAAACCTAAACGACAAAATTATCATCTATCAAAGTGAAGATGGTAAGACCCAACTTGATGTGAAGTTGGAAGGAGAAACGGTATGGCTTACGCAGGCTCAGATGGTAGAACTATTTCAATCCAGCAAAGCTACAATAAGCGAACATATTAAGCACATCATAGAAGATGATGAACTCGATGCGAACTCAACTGTTCGGAAATTCCGAACAGTTCAACAAGAAGGCAAACGGCAAGTTTCTCGTATAGTTGCTTATTACAATCTTGATATGATAATATCCGTGGGATATCGTGTAAATACAAAACGTGGTATCCGTTTCCGCCAATGGGCAAACTCTGTTCTTAAGCAATATCTTGTCAAAGGCTATGCTATCAACGAGAACATTCGCAAACATCAGATTGCGGAACTGCGCCAACTCATACAAGTATTAGGCAGAGCTATCCAGCAACAACCTGCAAAGACAACGGACGAAAGCAATGCACTCTTTGATGTTGTGGTAGACTACACCTACGCACTCGACACACTCGACAACTATGATTACCAGCGATTACATATCGCCAAGACTACCAAAGAAGAACCTTTCCATGCCACATACGAGAATGCTATGCACGAGATAGATATGCTTCGACAGAAGTTTGGTGGTTCTGTACTCTTTGGTAATGAAAAGGATGAGTCCTTCAAAAGTTCTATCGGACAAATCTACCAGACCTTTGATGGCACGGAACTTTATCCGAGTGTGGAGGAGAAAGCGGCTATGCTACTCTATCTTGTCACTAAGAATCACTCGTTCAGTGATGGAAATAAGCGCATTGCAGCCACCCTCTTCCTATGGTTTATGAACAACAATGCCATCCTCTATCGCCCTGATGGTACCAAGCGAATTGCTGACAACACCCTCGTTGCCCTCACCCTCATGATTGCCGAGAGCAAAACAGAGGAAAAGGATATAATGGTAAAGGTAGTGGTGAACCTTATCAACCAAGCCAATTAACCCACATTCCAATAACAACTTATGAGACTTTTTGCATACGGAGAGGAATGTATCAAAAAATAATTCTTAACTTTGTCGTAAACATAAAGAACAAAGATAACAATAAGAAGTATATCTATTTACCCCAAAAGCGTAATTACAAACCAAAACATAATAACGTATGAAAAAGATTTTATCAGTACTAATGTTACTCTTGTTGTCTATATCAATATATGCACAACAAAATGTTACTAAGTTCTTAGGTATTCCTGTTGATGGCTCCAAAACTGCCATGATTCAAAAGCTCAAAGCAAAAGGATTCACATACAATACAACAACTGATTTTCTTGAAGGAGTATTTAATGGTGAGAAAGTGTATATTCATATACAAACTAACAAAAACAAAGTATGGAGAATTGTTGTATGGAATAAAACAGGGCGAGATGAAGGACAAATTAAAATAAGATATAATAAGCTCTTTCAACAATTCGAAAACAATTCAAAATACACAATATCTGAAACATCCCACATGTTATCTGAAAGCGAAAACATATCATATGAGATCTCTGTGAATAATAAACAATATGCTGCTGTTTTTTATCAGCTGCCATACGAAGGAGCACAGAATAGAATAGTGTGGTTCACAATAGCCAAAGAGTATGATGAATATTATATAGCTATATACTACGAAAACGACAGAAATGCTTCCCATGGGGAAGATTTATAACTACCATAGAATATCATCTAAGATAAGCGAATAAGCATATAAAGCTCTCACACCACATAGGTCTGAGAGTTTTTCTTTTACCCTTTTACCTACCCATCTCAAATCAAAACCCACGCAAAATAGCACAAATACAGACATTACTACATAGCTTATACTTGGCAAGCGACCATTGAAACAGTATCTTTGCAGCATGAATCACGAATTATTTTCATGAAAAGAAATATTTTCCTTCATGAAAAGAAATATTTATTTTCACGTAAATAATTTCTTTCTTTCGTGAAAAGAATTCTGCCTATGCTAAAAGTATGTGATTATAGAGACTCGTTTCACACACTAACGGCTCATGGAAAAGATGATTATTAACCCTTATTACAAACGTAAAGCTATGACTGTAAATTACAAACTATTAAGAACAAGCGGTAAACTCGCACAACGTAAAGCACTAAGAATCGTACCTATCAAGAAAGATGTCACGGGAATAGAGAGAATCTGTCAGCATATCCAACAAGCAACAACGCTCACAACAGCCGACATTCTTGGTACTATCTCAGCATTAAAAACAGAATTAGCAGAGGAGCTAAAAAGTGGGAATACAGTCCATCTACCGGGCATTGGATTCTTCTCGCTTGCCCTTAAAGGGGACATGTACGAAGACCCTAAGACGCATCGTCACCAACTCCGTAATGTTGCTGTGCGCAAAATTAGATTCCGCCCCGATAAGGATTTTCACGAAGCGTTAGGAAAGATGGATTTTGAAAACAAAACCTACAAAGACGGTACATCCACACTTCCTATAAAATCAGCCGTTAACGCTGCACTAAAAGAATTGTTTGAAGAGAATCCGATAATCACCGTTAACGACCTCCGTCGCCGTCTGAACCTTTCTACCACCTACGCCTATCAACTTACAGCACAGTTAGAACGTGAAAAGAAAATCATCAACATAGGTTCACGTTATCGCAAAATATATAAAAAAGCGTAAGCAGAAGGCGGTAAACAAATGGTAAACATATCGAGGGAAAGGCACATTACCATTGTAAATTAGATTAAGCCCAGCGATAATTCAATGGCATATAAATACGAAAAAGCCATTCCCAACCCTTTTCAGAGCATAGGAATGGCTTTTAATTATTAATTAGTCCTTAGACTGTTCTTATCCAATCCACTTCACATAAGCGAAGTCCTGACGGTGTGGCAGGAGATCGTTCTTAGGATACATACGGACAGCGCACTTATAAGCACCTGCTTCTGTTGCATCGAAAGTAGCCTCGAAAGTATAGTGATTACCCTCAGTCTTCACCATCTTGAATGGGATTACCTTGTGGATGTTAACGTCATCAACTGGTGCATTCTTCAAGAATACAAGCTCAAGACCTACAGCATTGTTCAAGCCCTGCTCGTCGATAACGTAAGTAACCTTAATCTTATGACCTGTAGAAATGTCCTGCAGTGCATCCTCGTCCTTAGAAACAACATAAATGCTGTCCCAACGCTCTGCTACAGACTCCTTCCAAAGAGCAATCTCCTTAGCAAGTTTATTGTCATTAGCCTCGAGCTTATGAGAACGCTTAGCCTGACTCTCATAGAACTTGTCATAGTAGTCGTCAAGCTGACGCTTCATTGTATAGTGAGGAGCGATAGTTGCAATAGAGTTCTTTACAACCTTAACCCAATCCTCTGAGTAGCCATCTTGATTCTTATTGAAGTAGAGAGGAGCTATCTCATTCTCGAAAAGACCATAGATAGTAGCTGCATCAAGCTGGTCCTGATAGCCCTGATTCTGATAGGTACGCTTCTCTGGCAATGCCCATCCAGCTCCCTCGCGGTAGCCTTCAACCCACCAGCCATCAAGTACTGAGAGGTTTACAACACCGTTCATTTCTGCCTTCTCACCAGATGTACCACTTGCCTCGAGTGGACGAGTTGGTGTGTTCATCCAGATAT
Coding sequences:
- the xerA gene encoding site-specific tyrosine recombinase/integron integrase; amino-acid sequence: METDKNSKDIVSRYRRYLKLEKGYSVNTLDAYMRDVDKLFRYLAVEQVDVLDVKLEDLEHFAAFISDLGIGPRSLARILSGVRQFYRFLVIDGYLEVDPTELLESPKQPDHLPEVLSTAEVDLLEQAIDLSKWEGHRNRAIIEVLFSCGLRVSELTNLKLSNLYIEEQYIRVMGKGSKERLVPISPRALDELSYWFADRNVMKIKPGEEDYVFLNRRGQHLTRTMILIMIKRYAVEAGIKKTISPHTLRHSFATSLLEGGADLRAIQAMLGHESIGTTEIYTHIDTSTLRQEILEHHPRNIQYNERQQMDLLTE
- the aroQ gene encoding type II 3-dehydroquinate dehydratase, whose product is MKVIIINGPNLNLLGVREPEIYGSMSMDTFLSQLRESYPNCTIDYYQSNVEGELINKLQETGFSYDGIILNAGAYTHTSIALLDCIRSLQTPVIEVHISNVNDREDFRRHSMIAPACMGTIQGFGLNSYRLAIEALSLL
- a CDS encoding O-methyltransferase, with the protein product MPTTNTYTSLTDEAGCDAYLASHIDPEGDYLYRLYRATNIHTIHGRMASGHLQGRLLKMLVQMIRPKNILEVGTFSGYSAICMAEGLEEGGKLYTFEINDEMEDFTRPWIEGSPVADKIDFRIGDAAEEAPKLRILFDMAFVDGDKRNYTEVYEKLLPIIRPGGYILADNTLWDWHVIDPAYDHDQQTIGIRRFNDFIAKDDRIEKVILPLRDGLTLIRKK
- the rbfA gene encoding 30S ribosome-binding factor RbfA; protein product: MQETRQNRISRLLQKELASIFQTQTRMMHGVLVSVTRVKVSPDLSICTAYLSIFPSEKGDEILKNINANEKTIRYDLGQRVHNQLRIIPELRFFIDDSLDYLERIDELLKK
- a CDS encoding FtsX-like permease family protein, with product MNFPFYIARRYLFSKKSTHAINVISLISVLGVSVATMALVVVLSGFNGFSDLVASFFTNFDPQIKIEAAKGKAMSANDPLLLKVKKLPSVEVATECVEDQALAIYHDKQAMVNVKGVEDNFDSLTHISNILYGEGDFRLHTANLQYGVLGIRLAQDLGTGVAWPDYLHIYAPQREGQYDASDPTNAFVKDSLISPGVLFQVKQMKYDKGYIITSLDFARRIFNRQGEMTSLELRMKPGVDIDKAKDEIQTLLGDKYKVLDRYEQQADTFNIMRIEKLFAYIFLTFILMVACFNIIGSLSMLIIDKKNDVITLRNLGATDSQIRRIFLFEGRMISAAGAVIGIALGLLLCWLQQTYGLVQLGDQAGNFVVNAYPISVHPEDIITIFLTVILVGWLSVWYPVRYMSRKLTRD
- the rhuM gene encoding virulence protein RhuM/Fic/DOC family protein, whose protein sequence is MTENLNDKIIIYQSEDGKTQLDVKLEGETVWLTQAQMVELFQSSKATISEHIKHIIEDDELDANSTVRKFRTVQQEGKRQVSRIVAYYNLDMIISVGYRVNTKRGIRFRQWANSVLKQYLVKGYAINENIRKHQIAELRQLIQVLGRAIQQQPAKTTDESNALFDVVVDYTYALDTLDNYDYQRLHIAKTTKEEPFHATYENAMHEIDMLRQKFGGSVLFGNEKDESFKSSIGQIYQTFDGTELYPSVEEKAAMLLYLVTKNHSFSDGNKRIAATLFLWFMNNNAILYRPDGTKRIADNTLVALTLMIAESKTEEKDIMVKVVVNLINQAN
- a CDS encoding HU family DNA-binding protein, coding for MTVNYKLLRTSGKLAQRKALRIVPIKKDVTGIERICQHIQQATTLTTADILGTISALKTELAEELKSGNTVHLPGIGFFSLALKGDMYEDPKTHRHQLRNVAVRKIRFRPDKDFHEALGKMDFENKTYKDGTSTLPIKSAVNAALKELFEENPIITVNDLRRRLNLSTTYAYQLTAQLEREKKIINIGSRYRKIYKKA